In a genomic window of Phragmites australis chromosome 14, lpPhrAust1.1, whole genome shotgun sequence:
- the LOC133891075 gene encoding RNA pseudouridine synthase 6, chloroplastic-like isoform X1, translating to MPKPAASVASLLPRLRHRPFPPPPLLPRALSFSPLLATHPTPRRRRSLLSPATPLAATAAAVSTAAVVEAPTTAAYPVYDRLLPCPLQDEPPRIEHLVAREDEVAADFISRSLGLPPLYVADLIKFGAVYYALVAPQPPPYASPEHFRLFREVTEPSVLRRRASIKGKTVREAQKTFRVTDPNQRLEAGTYLRVHVHPKRFPRCYEIDWKTRVIAVADDYVVLDKPAATSVGGTTDNIEESCAVFTSRALGLETPLMTTHQIDNCSEGCVVLSKTKGFSSVFHGLIREKQVKKLYLALTTAPVSTGTITHYMRPVNRAPRLVSKDHIGGWYLCQMEILDCKKVPWPSSLIRKVYNINDCGWPQQEAAYECKINLLTGKTHQIRAQLAAIGAPIIGDSAYMTAAMAAMANPSINPLGRERLYNSEEEKEAAVEAWIASHGKEPKSVIGLQASEISWDYEGERPSYKAGIPWWRQDSVESDLV from the exons ATGCCAAAGCCGGCGGCCTCCGTCGCCTCCCTCCTCCCGCGGCTACGGCATCGCCCCTTCCCTCCCCCTCCACTCCTCCCGCGcgccctctccttctctccgCTCCTCGccacccaccccaccccacgccgccgccggtcCCTCCTCTCCCCCGCTACGCccctcgccgccaccgccgctgcagTGTCAACCGCCGCTGTGGTCGAAGCCCCAACAACCGCAGC GTATCCAGTGTATGACAGGCTTCTGCCGTGCCCGTTGCAAGACGAGCCTCCAAGAATCGAGCACCTCGTCGCTCGGGAGGACGAGGTGGCCGCCGATTTCATCTCCAGGTCTCTCGGCCTTCCTCCTCT GTATGTTGCAGATCTTATCAAGTTTGGGGCTGTATACTACGCGCTTGTCGCGCCGCAGCCGCCTCCTTACGCTTCTCCGGAGCATTTTAGACTCTTTAGGGAAGTTACCGAGCCTTCAGTCCTGCGCCGAAGGGCGTCCATTAAGGGGAAGACGGTGAGGGAAGCGCAGAAGACGTTCAGGGTGACGGACCCAAACCAGCGCCTTGAGGCCGGCACATATCTGCGGGTTCATGTGCATCCCAAACGTTTTCCGAG GTGTTATGAAATTGACTGGAAAACCAGGGTAATAGCAGTCGCTGATGACTATGTTGTCCTCGATAAACCAGCTGCAACATCA GTGGGAGGAACAACTGATAACATCGAGGAATCCTGTGCAGTATTTACTTCGCGTGCATTAGGATTGGAAACGCCATTAATGACAACTCATCAAATTGACAATTGTTCTGAAGGCTG TGTGGTATTGTCCAAAACAAAAGGGTTCTCCTCGGTTTTCCATGGACTGATAAGG GAAAAACAGGTTAAGAAACTTTATCTGGCACTTACTACAGCACCTGTGTCTACAGGAACAATTACGCATTATATGCGTCCTGTTAATCGTGCTCCTAGATTAGTTTCAAAAG ACCATATTGGAGGATGGTATCTCTGTCAAATGGAGATACTTGATTGTAAGAAGGTACCATGGCCAAGCTCTTTGATCAGGAAAGTTTACAACATCAACGACTGTGGGTGGCCCCAACAGGAAGCTGCCTATGAATGTAAAATCAATCTCTTGACGGGGAAAACTCATCAG ATTAGGGCACAGCTTGCTGCTATAGGTGCTCCAATTATAGGGGATTCTGCATACATGACTGCAGCAATGGCAGCAATGGCTAATCCAAGCATAAACCCATTGGGTAGGGAGAGGCTGTACAATagcgaagaggagaaagaagctGCCGTTGAAGCATGGATTGCTTCCCACGGCAAGGAACCGAAATCCGTAATCGGCCTGCAAGCATCAGAGATATCATGGGACTATGAAGGTGAGCGTCCCTCTTACAAGGCAGGGATTCCGTGGTGGCGGCAAGATTCAGTGGAGTCTGACTTG
- the LOC133891075 gene encoding RNA pseudouridine synthase 6, chloroplastic-like isoform X2, whose amino-acid sequence MTGFCRARCKTSLQESSTSSLGRTRWPPISSPGLSAFLLYLIKFGAVYYALVAPQPPPYASPEHFRLFREVTEPSVLRRRASIKGKTVREAQKTFRVTDPNQRLEAGTYLRVHVHPKRFPRCYEIDWKTRVIAVADDYVVLDKPAATSVGGTTDNIEESCAVFTSRALGLETPLMTTHQIDNCSEGCVVLSKTKGFSSVFHGLIREKQVKKLYLALTTAPVSTGTITHYMRPVNRAPRLVSKDHIGGWYLCQMEILDCKKVPWPSSLIRKVYNINDCGWPQQEAAYECKINLLTGKTHQIRAQLAAIGAPIIGDSAYMTAAMAAMANPSINPLGRERLYNSEEEKEAAVEAWIASHGKEPKSVIGLQASEISWDYEGERPSYKAGIPWWRQDSVESDLV is encoded by the exons ATGACAGGCTTCTGCCGTGCCCGTTGCAAGACGAGCCTCCAAGAATCGAGCACCTCGTCGCTCGGGAGGACGAGGTGGCCGCCGATTTCATCTCCAGGTCTCTCGGCCTTCCTCCTCT ATCTTATCAAGTTTGGGGCTGTATACTACGCGCTTGTCGCGCCGCAGCCGCCTCCTTACGCTTCTCCGGAGCATTTTAGACTCTTTAGGGAAGTTACCGAGCCTTCAGTCCTGCGCCGAAGGGCGTCCATTAAGGGGAAGACGGTGAGGGAAGCGCAGAAGACGTTCAGGGTGACGGACCCAAACCAGCGCCTTGAGGCCGGCACATATCTGCGGGTTCATGTGCATCCCAAACGTTTTCCGAG GTGTTATGAAATTGACTGGAAAACCAGGGTAATAGCAGTCGCTGATGACTATGTTGTCCTCGATAAACCAGCTGCAACATCA GTGGGAGGAACAACTGATAACATCGAGGAATCCTGTGCAGTATTTACTTCGCGTGCATTAGGATTGGAAACGCCATTAATGACAACTCATCAAATTGACAATTGTTCTGAAGGCTG TGTGGTATTGTCCAAAACAAAAGGGTTCTCCTCGGTTTTCCATGGACTGATAAGG GAAAAACAGGTTAAGAAACTTTATCTGGCACTTACTACAGCACCTGTGTCTACAGGAACAATTACGCATTATATGCGTCCTGTTAATCGTGCTCCTAGATTAGTTTCAAAAG ACCATATTGGAGGATGGTATCTCTGTCAAATGGAGATACTTGATTGTAAGAAGGTACCATGGCCAAGCTCTTTGATCAGGAAAGTTTACAACATCAACGACTGTGGGTGGCCCCAACAGGAAGCTGCCTATGAATGTAAAATCAATCTCTTGACGGGGAAAACTCATCAG ATTAGGGCACAGCTTGCTGCTATAGGTGCTCCAATTATAGGGGATTCTGCATACATGACTGCAGCAATGGCAGCAATGGCTAATCCAAGCATAAACCCATTGGGTAGGGAGAGGCTGTACAATagcgaagaggagaaagaagctGCCGTTGAAGCATGGATTGCTTCCCACGGCAAGGAACCGAAATCCGTAATCGGCCTGCAAGCATCAGAGATATCATGGGACTATGAAGGTGAGCGTCCCTCTTACAAGGCAGGGATTCCGTGGTGGCGGCAAGATTCAGTGGAGTCTGACTTG